The following are from one region of the Siniperca chuatsi isolate FFG_IHB_CAS linkage group LG13, ASM2008510v1, whole genome shotgun sequence genome:
- the ano8a gene encoding anoctamin-8 isoform X3 — protein sequence MQRPCNKNRVRSSPPGVAVHTTMQAGGTGAADTDATVNSSSSSSSTADVDESDGAVERMERTVPSEQQDRTSNHQQKQTPSGVLDKLFGKRLLQARHYIMSRKSWLKMVPTENCDILMTFPDTIDDHTLLWLLNQIRVGIPQVSIQVRQHKHTQTHAFFITTTFENLLRGAEQMGMHKAVKPQFGGGMRRFSCEEDNIYENIESELCFFTSQERQSIIKYWLDNLRAKQGEVLHNIHFLEGQPIIPELVARGVILQMFPLHEQRILNQLMTSWVQAVCERQPLDDICDYFGVKIGMYFAWLGFYTNSMLYPAVIGFLLWILAEADQTSQDICCVVFALFNVVWATLFLERWKRREAELAYRWGTLDTPAESLEEPRPQFRGVKRCSPITGCEEFYYPTWKRAVFRWLVSLPICLLCLCFVFLAMLLCLELQEVVMEIQELPGITRFIPKILLALTVTVCDEVYKKIAYWLNDMENYRLQSAYENNLIIKMVFFEFINSYLSLFYIGFYLKDMERLKEMLATLLIFRQFLQNIKEVLQPYLYEQNKLGVFTPKVLWELLQAIMLKYGRLALGKAQASMTAYSFLGPRGIPVSHTANGNPETRRRGDLKAGFRLTEEEWDMNDSNLKQRKVSFTEKVDYKDVTTETQTVYDSFREDSPTMVEEGMDPSSIFDSCDEDSDCESLAQQETKENATVSSPKESDSLCQRRKNVGEGKENKKSWIDPPEEPKTVTLAQAEIESCMQTYEDTLQDYQEMFIQFGYVVLFSSAFPLAAMCALINNIIEIRSDALKLCTGLQRPFGQRVENIGQWQTAMEAMGLIAIIVNCYLIGQCGQLQRLFPWLSPEMTIISIVLLEHFAILLKYIIHVAIPDIPGWVAEEMAKLEYRRREAFKHEQQAQQHFQQQLRRRREEGELQRQAELQAEARQESDYHKADTQHQHHHDKAPGGKPGDKPKRPSSLLGNNNVMKLKQIIPLQGKFSSGTSRSPAQSPTGGEAKLPGFLKFLKSPEVKKEPAVAAGATPGSTVTSSVPSSGQERSQSPNRTFSPGKLFSFSKSEGTVVCVNGTQPATQPANAQPNRADLNTSLEELPSNESDKAESRQLTDSENSGSKS from the exons ATGCAACGACCATGCAATAAAAACAGAGTCCGGTCATCACCACCTGGAGTAGCTGTGCACACCACCATGCAAGCGGGGGGCACCGGAGCAGCTGATACCGACGCTACTGtaaacagtagcagcagtagcagcagcaccGCAGACGTCGACGAGAGCGACGGGGCAgtggagaggatggagaggacgGTGCCAAGCGAGCAGCAGGACAGGACCAGCAACCACCAGCAGAAGCAAACGCCGTCCGGAGTGCTCG ATAAATTGTTTGGGAAGCGCCTTCTGCAGGCCAGACATTACATTATGTCTCGGAAGTCCTGGCTGAAGATGGTGCCCACCGAAAACTGTGATATCCTGATGACATTCCCAG ATACAATAGATGACCACACTCTGCTGTGGCTCCTGAATCAAATTCGTGTTGGAATCCCACAAGTCAGCATTCAGGTTCGACAGCATaaacacacccagacacacGCCTTCTTCATCACGACAACATTTGAGAA CTTACTGCGGGGAGCAGAGCAGATGGGCATGCACAAGGCCGTCAAACCGCAGTTTGGCGGCGGGATGCGGCGCTTTTCCTGTGAGGAAGACAACATCTATGAGAACATAGAGAGCGAGCTCTGCTTTTTTACCTCACAG GAGCGTCAGAGCATTATAAAGTATTGGCTGGACAATCTGCGAGCCAAACAGGGGGAGGTGCTTCACAACATTCACTTCCTGGAGGGACAGCCAATCA TTCCAGAGCTGGTAGCTCGGGGTGTGATCCTTCAAATGTTTCCTCTCCATGAGCAGAGGATCCTCAACCAGCTGATGACATCTTGGGTCCAGGCTGTGTGTGAAAGGCAGCCCCTGG ATGATATCTGTGACTACTTTGGAGTGAAGATCGGCATGTATTTTGCCTGGCTGGGTTTCTACACTAACTCCATGCTTTACCCTGCTGTCATCGGCTTTTTGCTCTGGATACTCGCAGAGGCTGACCAG ACCAGTCAGGATATCTGCTGTGTAGTTTTTGCCCTCTTCAATGTTGTGTGGGCGACGTTGTTTCTGGAGCGCTGGAAAAGGCGAGAGGCGGAGCTTGCCTACAGGTGGGGCACCCTGGACACCCCCGCCGAGTCCTTGGAGGAGCCCAGGCCACAGTTCAGG GGAGTGAAGCGCTGCAGTCCCATAACGGGCTGTGAGGAGTTCTACTACCCGACCTGGAAGAGAGCTGTGTTTAGATGGCTGGTCAGCCTGCCcatctgcctcctctgtctctgttttgtctTCCTCGCTATGCTCCTCTGCCTGGAACTGCAG GAAGTGGTGATGGAGATTCAGGAGCTACCTGGTATCACAAGATTCATTCCTAAGATACTTCTGGCccttactgttactgtatgtgatgaAGTGTATAAGAAGATTGCCTACTGGCTTAATGACATGG AGAACTACAGACTTCAGAGTGCTTATGAGAATAATCTCATCATCAAGATGGTTTTT tttgaatTCATCAATTCTTACCTTAGCCTTTTCTACATCGGATTCTACCTCAAGGACATGGAGCGACTTAAGGAG ATGCTAGCCACTCTGCTGATCTTCCGCCAGTTCCTACAGAACATCAAAGAGGTCCTCCAGCCTTATCTCTATGAGCAAAACAAGCTGGGTGTCTTCACCCCCAAGGTGCTGTGGGAGCTACTCCAAGCCATCATGCTCAAGTATGGCCGCCTGGCTCTGGGAAAGGCCCAAGCCTCAATGACAGCCTATTCCTTCCTTGGTCCCAGAGGGATCCCTGTCAGTCACACTGCTAATGGTAACCCAGAGACAAGGAGAAGAGGGGATCTGAAAGCCGGATTCAGGCTGACAGAGGAAGAGTGGGACATGAATGACAGCAATCTGAAGCAACGTAAGGTCAGCTTCACCGAGAAGGTCGACTACAAGGATGTCACGACAGAAACACAGACGGTGTATGACAGCTTCCGTGAGGACAGTCCAACCATGGTAGAGGAAGGGATGGATCCGTCCAGTATTTTTGACAGTTGTGATGAGGACAGTGATTGTGAATCGTTGGCTCAA CAGGAGACCAAGGAGAATGCCACTGTGTCCTCTCCAAAGGAATCTGACTCTCTCTGTCAGAGAAGAAAGAACGTAGGGGAGGGAAAAGAGAATAAGAAGTCATGGATTGATCCACCAGAAGAACCCAAAACTGTCACTCTGGCCCAGGCTGAGATTGAGAGCTGTATGCAGACGTACGAG GACACGCTTCAGGACTACCAGGAAATGTTCATTCAGTTTGGCTACGTGGTGCTCTTCTCCTCTGCGTTTCCCCTTGCGGCCATGTGCGCTCTTATCAACAACATCATCGAGATCCGCAGCGACGCCCTGAAGCTCTGCACCGGCCTGCAGAGACCCTTTGGACAGAGGGTGGAGAACATAGGACAATGGCAg ACTGCAATGGAGGCCATGGGCTTGATAGCCATTATAGTTAACTGTTACCTGATTGGTCAGTGTGGGCAGCTCCAGCGTCTGTTCCCCTGGTTGAGTCCTGAGATGACCATCATCTCCATCGTCTTACTGGAG CACTTTGCAATCCTCCTAAAGTACATCATCCATGTTGCCATCCCTGATATCCCTGGCTGGGTAGCAGAAGAGATGGCCAAACTAGAGTACCGACGAAGGGAAGCTTTCAAG CATGAGCAGCAGGCCCAGCAGCACTtccaacagcagctcagacgcCGACGTGAAGAGGGGGAGCTTCAGCGTCAGGCTGAGCTGCAGGCCGAGGCCCGCCAGGAGAGCGACTACCACAAGGCAGACACCCAGCACCAGCACCACCATGACAAAGCACCGGGCGGCAAGCCTGGGGACAAGCCTAAGAGACCCAGCTCTCTTCTGGGAAACAACAATGTGATGAAGCTAAAGCAGATCATCCCTCTCCAGGGGAAGTTTTCCTCCGGCACCTCACGCTCACCAGCCCAGTCCCCAACGGGAGGTGAGGCAAAGCTCCCGGGATTTCTGAAGTTCTTGAAGTCACCTGAGGTGAAGAAAGAGCCAGCAGTGGCAGCTGGAGCAACTCCAGGGTCAACGGTGACTTCCTCAGTTCCCTCCAGTGGCCAGGAGAGGTCACAGTCCCCCAACAGGACATTCAGTCCTGGGAAGCTGTTCAGTTTCAGCAAATCGGAGGGgactgtggtgtgtgtgaatgggacACAACCAGCGACCCAGCCTGCTAACGCTCAGCCCAACAGGGCTGACTTAAACACCTCCCTGGAGGAATTACCCTCTAATGAGTCAGATAAAGCAGAATCAAGACAGTTGACTGATTCAGAAAACTCTGGTTCAAAGAGTTAA
- the ano8a gene encoding anoctamin-8 isoform X5, with protein MQRPCNKNRVRSSPPGVAVHTTMQAGGTGAADTDATVNSSSSSSSTADVDESDGAVERMERTVPSEQQDRTSNHQQKQTPSGVLDKLFGKRLLQARHYIMSRKSWLKMVPTENCDILMTFPDTIDDHTLLWLLNQIRVGIPQVSIQVRQHKHTQTHAFFITTTFENLLRGAEQMGMHKAVKPQFGGGMRRFSCEEDNIYENIESELCFFTSQERQSIIKYWLDNLRAKQGEVLHNIHFLEGQPIIPELVARGVILQMFPLHEQRILNQLMTSWVQAVCERQPLDDICDYFGVKIGMYFAWLGFYTNSMLYPAVIGFLLWILAEADQTSQDICCVVFALFNVVWATLFLERWKRREAELAYRWGTLDTPAESLEEPRPQFRGVKRCSPITGCEEFYYPTWKRAVFRWLVSLPICLLCLCFVFLAMLLCLELQEVVMEIQELPGITRFIPKILLALTVTVCDEVYKKIAYWLNDMENYRLQSAYENNLIIKMVFFEFINSYLSLFYIGFYLKDMERLKEMLATLLIFRQFLQNIKEVLQPYLYEQNKLGVFTPKVLWELLQAIMLKYGRLALGKAQASMTAYSFLGPRGIPVSHTANGNPETRRRGDLKAGFRLTEEEWDMNDSNLKQRKVSFTEKVDYKDVTTETQTVYDSFREDSPTMVEEGMDPSSIFDSCDEDSDCESLAQQETKENATVSSPKESDSLCQRRKNVGEGKENKKSWIDPPEEPKTVTLAQAEIESCMQTYEDTLQDYQEMFIQFGYVVLFSSAFPLAAMCALINNIIEIRSDALKLCTGLQRPFGQRVENIGQWQTAMEAMGLIAIIVNCYLIGQCGQLQRLFPWLSPEMTIISIVLLEKHEQQAQQHFQQQLRRRREEGELQRQAELQAEARQESDYHKADTQHQHHHDKAPGGKPGDKPKRPSSLLGNNNVMKLKQIIPLQGKFSSGTSRSPAQSPTGGEAKLPGFLKFLKSPEVKKEPAVAAGATPGSTVTSSVPSSGQERSQSPNRTFSPGKLFSFSKSEGTVVCVNGTQPATQPANAQPNRADLNTSLEELPSNESDKAESRQLTDSENSGSKS; from the exons ATGCAACGACCATGCAATAAAAACAGAGTCCGGTCATCACCACCTGGAGTAGCTGTGCACACCACCATGCAAGCGGGGGGCACCGGAGCAGCTGATACCGACGCTACTGtaaacagtagcagcagtagcagcagcaccGCAGACGTCGACGAGAGCGACGGGGCAgtggagaggatggagaggacgGTGCCAAGCGAGCAGCAGGACAGGACCAGCAACCACCAGCAGAAGCAAACGCCGTCCGGAGTGCTCG ATAAATTGTTTGGGAAGCGCCTTCTGCAGGCCAGACATTACATTATGTCTCGGAAGTCCTGGCTGAAGATGGTGCCCACCGAAAACTGTGATATCCTGATGACATTCCCAG ATACAATAGATGACCACACTCTGCTGTGGCTCCTGAATCAAATTCGTGTTGGAATCCCACAAGTCAGCATTCAGGTTCGACAGCATaaacacacccagacacacGCCTTCTTCATCACGACAACATTTGAGAA CTTACTGCGGGGAGCAGAGCAGATGGGCATGCACAAGGCCGTCAAACCGCAGTTTGGCGGCGGGATGCGGCGCTTTTCCTGTGAGGAAGACAACATCTATGAGAACATAGAGAGCGAGCTCTGCTTTTTTACCTCACAG GAGCGTCAGAGCATTATAAAGTATTGGCTGGACAATCTGCGAGCCAAACAGGGGGAGGTGCTTCACAACATTCACTTCCTGGAGGGACAGCCAATCA TTCCAGAGCTGGTAGCTCGGGGTGTGATCCTTCAAATGTTTCCTCTCCATGAGCAGAGGATCCTCAACCAGCTGATGACATCTTGGGTCCAGGCTGTGTGTGAAAGGCAGCCCCTGG ATGATATCTGTGACTACTTTGGAGTGAAGATCGGCATGTATTTTGCCTGGCTGGGTTTCTACACTAACTCCATGCTTTACCCTGCTGTCATCGGCTTTTTGCTCTGGATACTCGCAGAGGCTGACCAG ACCAGTCAGGATATCTGCTGTGTAGTTTTTGCCCTCTTCAATGTTGTGTGGGCGACGTTGTTTCTGGAGCGCTGGAAAAGGCGAGAGGCGGAGCTTGCCTACAGGTGGGGCACCCTGGACACCCCCGCCGAGTCCTTGGAGGAGCCCAGGCCACAGTTCAGG GGAGTGAAGCGCTGCAGTCCCATAACGGGCTGTGAGGAGTTCTACTACCCGACCTGGAAGAGAGCTGTGTTTAGATGGCTGGTCAGCCTGCCcatctgcctcctctgtctctgttttgtctTCCTCGCTATGCTCCTCTGCCTGGAACTGCAG GAAGTGGTGATGGAGATTCAGGAGCTACCTGGTATCACAAGATTCATTCCTAAGATACTTCTGGCccttactgttactgtatgtgatgaAGTGTATAAGAAGATTGCCTACTGGCTTAATGACATGG AGAACTACAGACTTCAGAGTGCTTATGAGAATAATCTCATCATCAAGATGGTTTTT tttgaatTCATCAATTCTTACCTTAGCCTTTTCTACATCGGATTCTACCTCAAGGACATGGAGCGACTTAAGGAG ATGCTAGCCACTCTGCTGATCTTCCGCCAGTTCCTACAGAACATCAAAGAGGTCCTCCAGCCTTATCTCTATGAGCAAAACAAGCTGGGTGTCTTCACCCCCAAGGTGCTGTGGGAGCTACTCCAAGCCATCATGCTCAAGTATGGCCGCCTGGCTCTGGGAAAGGCCCAAGCCTCAATGACAGCCTATTCCTTCCTTGGTCCCAGAGGGATCCCTGTCAGTCACACTGCTAATGGTAACCCAGAGACAAGGAGAAGAGGGGATCTGAAAGCCGGATTCAGGCTGACAGAGGAAGAGTGGGACATGAATGACAGCAATCTGAAGCAACGTAAGGTCAGCTTCACCGAGAAGGTCGACTACAAGGATGTCACGACAGAAACACAGACGGTGTATGACAGCTTCCGTGAGGACAGTCCAACCATGGTAGAGGAAGGGATGGATCCGTCCAGTATTTTTGACAGTTGTGATGAGGACAGTGATTGTGAATCGTTGGCTCAA CAGGAGACCAAGGAGAATGCCACTGTGTCCTCTCCAAAGGAATCTGACTCTCTCTGTCAGAGAAGAAAGAACGTAGGGGAGGGAAAAGAGAATAAGAAGTCATGGATTGATCCACCAGAAGAACCCAAAACTGTCACTCTGGCCCAGGCTGAGATTGAGAGCTGTATGCAGACGTACGAG GACACGCTTCAGGACTACCAGGAAATGTTCATTCAGTTTGGCTACGTGGTGCTCTTCTCCTCTGCGTTTCCCCTTGCGGCCATGTGCGCTCTTATCAACAACATCATCGAGATCCGCAGCGACGCCCTGAAGCTCTGCACCGGCCTGCAGAGACCCTTTGGACAGAGGGTGGAGAACATAGGACAATGGCAg ACTGCAATGGAGGCCATGGGCTTGATAGCCATTATAGTTAACTGTTACCTGATTGGTCAGTGTGGGCAGCTCCAGCGTCTGTTCCCCTGGTTGAGTCCTGAGATGACCATCATCTCCATCGTCTTACTGGAG AAGCATGAGCAGCAGGCCCAGCAGCACTtccaacagcagctcagacgcCGACGTGAAGAGGGGGAGCTTCAGCGTCAGGCTGAGCTGCAGGCCGAGGCCCGCCAGGAGAGCGACTACCACAAGGCAGACACCCAGCACCAGCACCACCATGACAAAGCACCGGGCGGCAAGCCTGGGGACAAGCCTAAGAGACCCAGCTCTCTTCTGGGAAACAACAATGTGATGAAGCTAAAGCAGATCATCCCTCTCCAGGGGAAGTTTTCCTCCGGCACCTCACGCTCACCAGCCCAGTCCCCAACGGGAGGTGAGGCAAAGCTCCCGGGATTTCTGAAGTTCTTGAAGTCACCTGAGGTGAAGAAAGAGCCAGCAGTGGCAGCTGGAGCAACTCCAGGGTCAACGGTGACTTCCTCAGTTCCCTCCAGTGGCCAGGAGAGGTCACAGTCCCCCAACAGGACATTCAGTCCTGGGAAGCTGTTCAGTTTCAGCAAATCGGAGGGgactgtggtgtgtgtgaatgggacACAACCAGCGACCCAGCCTGCTAACGCTCAGCCCAACAGGGCTGACTTAAACACCTCCCTGGAGGAATTACCCTCTAATGAGTCAGATAAAGCAGAATCAAGACAGTTGACTGATTCAGAAAACTCTGGTTCAAAGAGTTAA
- the ano8a gene encoding anoctamin-8 isoform X1, whose amino-acid sequence MQRPCNKNRVRSSPPGVAVHTTMQAGGTGAADTDATVNSSSSSSSTADVDESDGAVERMERTVPSEQQDRTSNHQQKQTPSGVLDKLFGKRLLQARHYIMSRKSWLKMVPTENCDILMTFPDTIDDHTLLWLLNQIRVGIPQVSIQVRQHKHTQTHAFFITTTFENLLRGAEQMGMHKAVKPQFGGGMRRFSCEEDNIYENIESELCFFTSQERQSIIKYWLDNLRAKQGEVLHNIHFLEGQPIIPELVARGVILQMFPLHEQRILNQLMTSWVQAVCERQPLDDICDYFGVKIGMYFAWLGFYTNSMLYPAVIGFLLWILAEADQTSQDICCVVFALFNVVWATLFLERWKRREAELAYRWGTLDTPAESLEEPRPQFRGVKRCSPITGCEEFYYPTWKRAVFRWLVSLPICLLCLCFVFLAMLLCLELQEVVMEIQELPGITRFIPKILLALTVTVCDEVYKKIAYWLNDMENYRLQSAYENNLIIKMVFFEFINSYLSLFYIGFYLKDMERLKEMLATLLIFRQFLQNIKEVLQPYLYEQNKLGVFTPKVLWELLQAIMLKYGRLALGKAQASMTAYSFLGPRGIPVSHTANGNPETRRRGDLKAGFRLTEEEWDMNDSNLKQRKVSFTEKVDYKDVTTETQTVYDSFREDSPTMVEEGMDPSSIFDSCDEDSDCESLAQQETKENATVSSPKESDSLCQRRKNVGEGKENKKSWIDPPEEPKTVTLAQAEIESCMQTYEDTLQDYQEMFIQFGYVVLFSSAFPLAAMCALINNIIEIRSDALKLCTGLQRPFGQRVENIGQWQTAMEAMGLIAIIVNCYLIGQCGQLQRLFPWLSPEMTIISIVLLEHFAILLKYIIHVAIPDIPGWVAEEMAKLEYRRREAFKKHEQQAQQHFQQQLRRRREEGELQRQAELQAEARQESDYHKADTQHQHHHDKAPGGKPGDKPKRPSSLLGNNNVMKLKQIIPLQGKFSSGTSRSPAQSPTGGEAKLPGFLKFLKSPEVKKEPAVAAGATPGSTVTSSVPSSGQERSQSPNRTFSPGKLFSFSKSEGTVVCVNGTQPATQPANAQPNRADLNTSLEELPSNESDKAESRQLTDSENSGSKS is encoded by the exons ATGCAACGACCATGCAATAAAAACAGAGTCCGGTCATCACCACCTGGAGTAGCTGTGCACACCACCATGCAAGCGGGGGGCACCGGAGCAGCTGATACCGACGCTACTGtaaacagtagcagcagtagcagcagcaccGCAGACGTCGACGAGAGCGACGGGGCAgtggagaggatggagaggacgGTGCCAAGCGAGCAGCAGGACAGGACCAGCAACCACCAGCAGAAGCAAACGCCGTCCGGAGTGCTCG ATAAATTGTTTGGGAAGCGCCTTCTGCAGGCCAGACATTACATTATGTCTCGGAAGTCCTGGCTGAAGATGGTGCCCACCGAAAACTGTGATATCCTGATGACATTCCCAG ATACAATAGATGACCACACTCTGCTGTGGCTCCTGAATCAAATTCGTGTTGGAATCCCACAAGTCAGCATTCAGGTTCGACAGCATaaacacacccagacacacGCCTTCTTCATCACGACAACATTTGAGAA CTTACTGCGGGGAGCAGAGCAGATGGGCATGCACAAGGCCGTCAAACCGCAGTTTGGCGGCGGGATGCGGCGCTTTTCCTGTGAGGAAGACAACATCTATGAGAACATAGAGAGCGAGCTCTGCTTTTTTACCTCACAG GAGCGTCAGAGCATTATAAAGTATTGGCTGGACAATCTGCGAGCCAAACAGGGGGAGGTGCTTCACAACATTCACTTCCTGGAGGGACAGCCAATCA TTCCAGAGCTGGTAGCTCGGGGTGTGATCCTTCAAATGTTTCCTCTCCATGAGCAGAGGATCCTCAACCAGCTGATGACATCTTGGGTCCAGGCTGTGTGTGAAAGGCAGCCCCTGG ATGATATCTGTGACTACTTTGGAGTGAAGATCGGCATGTATTTTGCCTGGCTGGGTTTCTACACTAACTCCATGCTTTACCCTGCTGTCATCGGCTTTTTGCTCTGGATACTCGCAGAGGCTGACCAG ACCAGTCAGGATATCTGCTGTGTAGTTTTTGCCCTCTTCAATGTTGTGTGGGCGACGTTGTTTCTGGAGCGCTGGAAAAGGCGAGAGGCGGAGCTTGCCTACAGGTGGGGCACCCTGGACACCCCCGCCGAGTCCTTGGAGGAGCCCAGGCCACAGTTCAGG GGAGTGAAGCGCTGCAGTCCCATAACGGGCTGTGAGGAGTTCTACTACCCGACCTGGAAGAGAGCTGTGTTTAGATGGCTGGTCAGCCTGCCcatctgcctcctctgtctctgttttgtctTCCTCGCTATGCTCCTCTGCCTGGAACTGCAG GAAGTGGTGATGGAGATTCAGGAGCTACCTGGTATCACAAGATTCATTCCTAAGATACTTCTGGCccttactgttactgtatgtgatgaAGTGTATAAGAAGATTGCCTACTGGCTTAATGACATGG AGAACTACAGACTTCAGAGTGCTTATGAGAATAATCTCATCATCAAGATGGTTTTT tttgaatTCATCAATTCTTACCTTAGCCTTTTCTACATCGGATTCTACCTCAAGGACATGGAGCGACTTAAGGAG ATGCTAGCCACTCTGCTGATCTTCCGCCAGTTCCTACAGAACATCAAAGAGGTCCTCCAGCCTTATCTCTATGAGCAAAACAAGCTGGGTGTCTTCACCCCCAAGGTGCTGTGGGAGCTACTCCAAGCCATCATGCTCAAGTATGGCCGCCTGGCTCTGGGAAAGGCCCAAGCCTCAATGACAGCCTATTCCTTCCTTGGTCCCAGAGGGATCCCTGTCAGTCACACTGCTAATGGTAACCCAGAGACAAGGAGAAGAGGGGATCTGAAAGCCGGATTCAGGCTGACAGAGGAAGAGTGGGACATGAATGACAGCAATCTGAAGCAACGTAAGGTCAGCTTCACCGAGAAGGTCGACTACAAGGATGTCACGACAGAAACACAGACGGTGTATGACAGCTTCCGTGAGGACAGTCCAACCATGGTAGAGGAAGGGATGGATCCGTCCAGTATTTTTGACAGTTGTGATGAGGACAGTGATTGTGAATCGTTGGCTCAA CAGGAGACCAAGGAGAATGCCACTGTGTCCTCTCCAAAGGAATCTGACTCTCTCTGTCAGAGAAGAAAGAACGTAGGGGAGGGAAAAGAGAATAAGAAGTCATGGATTGATCCACCAGAAGAACCCAAAACTGTCACTCTGGCCCAGGCTGAGATTGAGAGCTGTATGCAGACGTACGAG GACACGCTTCAGGACTACCAGGAAATGTTCATTCAGTTTGGCTACGTGGTGCTCTTCTCCTCTGCGTTTCCCCTTGCGGCCATGTGCGCTCTTATCAACAACATCATCGAGATCCGCAGCGACGCCCTGAAGCTCTGCACCGGCCTGCAGAGACCCTTTGGACAGAGGGTGGAGAACATAGGACAATGGCAg ACTGCAATGGAGGCCATGGGCTTGATAGCCATTATAGTTAACTGTTACCTGATTGGTCAGTGTGGGCAGCTCCAGCGTCTGTTCCCCTGGTTGAGTCCTGAGATGACCATCATCTCCATCGTCTTACTGGAG CACTTTGCAATCCTCCTAAAGTACATCATCCATGTTGCCATCCCTGATATCCCTGGCTGGGTAGCAGAAGAGATGGCCAAACTAGAGTACCGACGAAGGGAAGCTTTCAAG AAGCATGAGCAGCAGGCCCAGCAGCACTtccaacagcagctcagacgcCGACGTGAAGAGGGGGAGCTTCAGCGTCAGGCTGAGCTGCAGGCCGAGGCCCGCCAGGAGAGCGACTACCACAAGGCAGACACCCAGCACCAGCACCACCATGACAAAGCACCGGGCGGCAAGCCTGGGGACAAGCCTAAGAGACCCAGCTCTCTTCTGGGAAACAACAATGTGATGAAGCTAAAGCAGATCATCCCTCTCCAGGGGAAGTTTTCCTCCGGCACCTCACGCTCACCAGCCCAGTCCCCAACGGGAGGTGAGGCAAAGCTCCCGGGATTTCTGAAGTTCTTGAAGTCACCTGAGGTGAAGAAAGAGCCAGCAGTGGCAGCTGGAGCAACTCCAGGGTCAACGGTGACTTCCTCAGTTCCCTCCAGTGGCCAGGAGAGGTCACAGTCCCCCAACAGGACATTCAGTCCTGGGAAGCTGTTCAGTTTCAGCAAATCGGAGGGgactgtggtgtgtgtgaatgggacACAACCAGCGACCCAGCCTGCTAACGCTCAGCCCAACAGGGCTGACTTAAACACCTCCCTGGAGGAATTACCCTCTAATGAGTCAGATAAAGCAGAATCAAGACAGTTGACTGATTCAGAAAACTCTGGTTCAAAGAGTTAA